The following are encoded in a window of Cucurbita pepo subsp. pepo cultivar mu-cu-16 chromosome LG12, ASM280686v2, whole genome shotgun sequence genomic DNA:
- the LOC111807419 gene encoding protein WHAT'S THIS FACTOR 1 homolog, with the protein MLSTPYALFSCLRSFKSAQSSFVRRKFVLQIRDVSSLKVIWRKDSRLDEAIENDKRYKLCARVVREVLNEPGQVIPLRYLEKRRQRLRLNVSIKTFMSFNPGLLDTYYDRIKPKSEPVLFLRPSDRLRGFLVNLVPKYPEYFQIIGSPGDEKSFLQLVSRNPNFAKSVIERRAEDESISTGIDIRPNFNYNLPPGFFLRKEMREWVRDWLELDYISPYEDVSHLAQASPEMEKRTVGVFHELLSLSLFKRIPVPILGKFSDEYRFSNAFSSVFTRHSGIFYLSLKGGIETAMLREAYKGSQLIDCDPLLEIKDKFVELLEEGWRERAEQRRQQAKQVRNDMEFMAARADA; encoded by the coding sequence ATGCTCTCTACGCCCTATGCGCTCTTCTCATGTCTGCGCAGCTTCAAATCTGCTCAGTCTTCTTTTGTGAGGCGAAAATTCGTCTTACAGATCAGAGACGTTTCGAGTTTGAAGGTTATTTGGCGCAAGGATTCCAGATTGGACGAAGCCATTGAGAACGACAAGCGGTACAAGCTATGTGCGCGGGTTGTGAGGGAAGTTCTCAACGAGCCTGGACAGGTGATTCCGCTTCGATATCTGGAGAAACGACGGCAGAGATTGCGTCTCAATGTGTCAATCAAGACGTTTATGAGTTTTAATCCGGGTTTGTTGGATACTTACTATGATAGAATCAAACCTAAATCTGAACCCGTCCTGTTCTTACGCCCGAGCGACCGGCTTAGGGGTTTTTTGGTCAATTTGGTGCCGAAATACCCTGAATATTTTCAGATAATTGGTAGTCCTGGAGACGAAAAATCGTTTCTTCAATTGGTTTCTCGAAACCCTAACTTTGCGAAATCAGTGATTGAGAGAAGAGCCGAGGACGAATCCATATCGACAGGCATTGATATTCGACCCAATTTCAACTACAATCTTCCTCCTGGATTCTTCTTAAGAAAGGAAATGAGAGAATGGGTTAGAGATTGGTTAGAACTAGATTACATATCGCCGTACGAGGACGTGTCCCATTTGGCCCAAGCTTCGCCGGagatggagaagagaacagTAGGAGTTTTTCACGAGTTGCTATCACTTTCATTGTTCAAGAGGATTCCAGTGCCGATATTGGGAAAATTTAGTGATGAGTACCGGTTTTCAAATGCATTTTCCAGTGTGTTCACAAGGCATTCTGGGatattttatttgtctttGAAAGGTGGGATTGAGACTGCGATGCTTCGAGAGGCATATAAGGGTAGCCAGTTGATTGATTGTGACCCATTGCTTGAAATAAAAGATAAGTTCGTGGAGTTGTTGGAAGAAGGATGGAGGGAGAGAGCTGAGCAGCGAAGGCAGCAGGCTAAACAAGTGAGGAACGACATGGAATTCATGGCTGCAAGAGCTGACGCTTAA
- the LOC111807200 gene encoding uncharacterized protein LOC111807200, producing the protein MDFDSVYKCLVELFPEVDHRMLRAVALENPKDVHVAINDVLTEVIPCFLGEYQLPPQDPKEVENKMQMDSSTWVKREMDSLKSGTIGDEASDVTSQGSGVAHLDFALNQSVSETSYVASDDFKQSCENTETASLEALASVQEDRSDVELNQVAPGKLNGLIHEDSEYNDHEQSLQITKILNLVTEDIKQNKTPFDGVNHSHNIHDLDGWHVHESYHDDRPFAADENCDSQTANPSFGNHSPVQSVIHLHSESDYQKSNANGTSNPSPKQECSTGEMIVIEDGLVGHTIVTQSGQPCSIELLEKNIEDAKSNKITLFSAMQSVIDKMKALEHVEKYVEKVKEDSANGELEILAKVEEMKQIVARTKEANDMHAGEVYGEKAILATETRELQSRLLSLSEERDKSLSILDEMHATIGARMTAVEAVLKVIQEENLAKEECARKALAEQEALMEKVLEESRILEREAKENAKLREFLIHHGQLVDILQGEISVIVQDVRHLKEKFDLDVPLSKSLSSSQTSCILASSGSSLKSAASDLTRFCSPLTDTASHLDAEKGSSSNLDKEGSRASSFISSKSSMSSNNLKEERSERNHLKACSDDGWDVFDKDAEFADAPHLVDAKERSLREF; encoded by the exons ATGGATTTCGATAGCGTTTACAAGTGTCTAGTGGAACTCTTTCCGGAG GTTGATCATCGGATGCTAAGGGCTGTAGCTCTTGAAAATCCCAAGGATGTTCATGTAGCTATTAATGATGTTCTCACTGAGGTTATACCTTGTTTTCTTGGAGAATATCAATTACCCCCGCAGGATCCAAAAGAAG TTGAGAACAAAATGCAAATGGATTCTTCGACATGGGTGAAGAGGGAAATGGATTCTTTGAAATCAGGTACAATTGGTGATGAAGCATCTGATGTCACTTCCCAAGGGAGTGGTGTGGCACATCTAGATTTCGCATTGAATCAATCTGTCTCTGAAACTAGTTATGTTGCTAGTGATGA CTTTAAGCAATCATGTGAGAATACTGAAACTGCAAGCCTCGAAGCACTAGCCAGTGTACAAGAAGACCGCAGTGATGTAGAATTGAATCAAGTAGCACCTGGAAAATTAAATGGTTTGATTCATGAAGATAGTGAATACAATGATCACGAACAAAGTCTTCAAATCACCAAAATCTTGAACCTG GTCACTGAGGATATCAAACAGAATAAGACACCGTTTGATGGGGTTAATCATTCTCATAACATTCATGATTTGGACGGCTGGCACGTACATGAATCATACCATGATGATCGACCGTTTGC TGCAGATGAGAATTGTGATAGTCAGACTGCCAACCCATCTTTTGGAAATCATTCTCCTGTTCAGTCTGTAATCCATCTTCACTCTGAATCTGACTATCAGAAATCAAATGCAAATGGCACTTCAAATCCTAGTCCCAAGCAAGAGTGTTCTACCGGTGAGATGATTGTGATTGAAGATGGGTTGGTGGGGCATACCATAGTCACACAGTCAGGCCAACCATGTAGTATCGAACTTCTTGAAAAGAACATTGAGGATGCTAAAAGTAACAAG ATAACGTTATTTTCAGCGATGCAATCAGTTATCGATAAGATGAAGGCATTGGAACATGTGGAGAAATATGTTGAAAAAGTCAAAGAAGACTCTGCCAATGGAGAGTTAGAAATTCTGGCCAAAGTGGAGGAAATGAAGCAGATTGTAGCCCGTACTAAGGAAGCAAATGATATG CATGCTGGAGAAGTTTATGGAGAAAAGGCGATTTTAGCAACGGAAACGAGGGAACTACAATCTCGTCTGCTCAGCTTGTCTGAGGAAAGAGACAAATCTCTTTCAATTCTTGatgag ATGCATGCCACAATTGGAGCAAGAATGACTGCAGTAGAGGCTGTGCTGAAAGTAATACAGGAAGAAAACCTCGCTAAGGAAGAATGTGCTCGAAAGGCTCTTGCCGAGCAAGAGGCCCTCATGGAGAAGGTACTCGAGGAATCAAGGATACTAGAACGGGAAGCAAAGGAGAATGCCAAG TTGCGGGAGTTTCTAATCCATCATGGGCAATTAGTTGATATATTACA GGGAGAAATTTCAGTTATTGTTCAAGACGTGAGGCATCTGAAGGAGAAGTTCGACTTGGATGTACCATTAAGCAAATCTCTTTCCTCTAGTCAAACAAGCTGCATTCTAGCTTCATCAGGTTCATCTCTAAAAAGCGCAGCAAGCGATTTGACACGTTTTTGCTCACCCTTAACAGACACAGCATCTCATCTGGATGCTGAGAAAGGTTCGTCCTCAAATCTCGATAAGGAAGGAAGCCGAGCATCCTCGTTCATTAGCTCCAAATCTAGCATGTCATCAAACAAtcttaaagaagaaagatcaGAAAGAAACCATTTGAAAGCATGCTCAGATGATGGGTGGGATGTATTTGACAAAGATGCTGAGTTTGCTGATGCTCCACATTTGGTGGATGCAAAAGAGCGAAGTTTGAGGGAGTTTTGA
- the LOC111807772 gene encoding protein HUA2-LIKE 2-like produces the protein MAPSRRKGAGKAAVAAASLRQWKVGDLVLAKVKGFPAWPATVSEPEKWGYSADWKKVLVYFFGTQQIAFCNPTDVEAFTEEKKQSLLVKRQGKGADFVRAVQEIIDCHEKLKKCDNNDEIISSDDVARVNGGSVVDSSANVGSKDETEPPLATNNNVQSNNSLSSRDTSEPVLPIKIVLASEQGNSLLDKEALQDESTDAAASEQPFPASTSSRKRSGGSRLKSAVTKRNASVQRSRSSSRVGSRRLQRSSIPFNSGDKVTNNIPEELLRQNKRNRKSPDGSDCDDATSEALISNVSIEDNASEIVTADSDTYSLNECSTIDSGCKLEHSETAVECLEREVEFGKGLDLHIKAVVIKKKRKPMRKRVINDASKDNGGAQDKEEIMEAVVDDSNQCLQNDCENRTERCSKEDGDEHLPLVKRARVRMSKLSSSEECKRHSDTEEQNQKEAVAINLTGKVEIDSNSADGSIDRGLDTANGVPNHTSPSKVCTQFSSNWSQLCNLKKDQSFCCSVDGESVLPPSKRLHRALEAMSANAAEEGQAAAGTTISMRTSMNGLLITSTCSSSHFPMEIKEGNCLGPQSRTSHDDPSKMEDERFSISVNHTITEENGKPPLKVDFGHEADQNSQSQRHDFKDALILEGEGKHIDIADHRDPQPGCHSDRTVVHVNSVKKESPSRKLADVRSNCGEMVQLLPLENEGNTVIACPHIVLSENPDEHLESSENMVRGLVAGPSDIARLSHHNGSDDMKCGADDNTVATSPKPAPAENCEETTMHDVKEVNGRDSVNDQPSPFAGDHVVQKDVSEVQSSLSVSCTDNSLTMDLVDPISISDRHGFLNKSISFSPKKSVGVLEEVKFESAVTLKLKPMGKDVEAHAALSSFEAMLGNLTRTKDSIGRATRVAIECAKLGVGSKVVEVLTRTLDTESSLHKKLDLFFLIDSITQSSQNLKGNVADIYPPAIQLVLSRLLAAVAPPGSNAQENRKQCIKVLRLWSQRGVLPESIIRHHMRELESLSGKSSVGAYSRRSSRTERSLDDPLREMEGMLVDEYGSNSSFQIPGFCMPQMLKDEDGGSDSDDGSFEAVTPEHTSQACDEPETVRVMEKHRHILEDVDGELEMEDVAPPCEVEMSSSNSIVVNAIEAVHNKFVQHFPPRMPPPLPQDVPPSCPPLPSSPPPQPPPLPPSFSRSDTCASDFELERSYMDTNNVQDNSMQLVGQSSNTSGTTQRTSDAVHYPTSSNASGTSQRTSDAVHYPASSNAGITQRTSDAVQYPASERRDLQMQMPESTSRSFSNIPARVLNNGQHDDSTALHNSGYPLRPPHPPPQDQFTYVHGDHRMKPRWEDPPASYSSRFRYAEDTDGEYFYNDHERMRHYSYEPHENWRVPRPFYGSRYHDRGRTSYGPVSCGGTPCEPTRLHSQRWRFPSRDINSRSSMPYRQPYDGPVRVSNRGSRSPKRSKKMGASHSVAEKSIHEFTVKDFKGKDVNLNDYKGKILLVVNVASKCGFTDLNYKQLTELYNRYKDEDFEILAFPCNQFLKQEPGTSETAQEFACTRYKAEYPIFQKIRVNGPDTAPVYKFLKATSNGFLGTRIKWNFTKFLVDKEGVVINRYGPSTTPLSIESDIKKALGVA, from the exons ATGGCGCCGAGTCGAAGAAAGGGCGCTGGTAAAGCTGCTGTGGCAGCCGCCTCGCTCCGGCAGTGGAAAGTTGGGGATCTTGTGCTGGCTAAAGTGAAAGGATTCCCTGCTTGGCCTGCTACG GTGAGCGAGCCAGAGAAATGGGGTTATTCAGCCGATTGGAAGAAAGTTCTTGTCTATTTCTTTGGAACCCAGCAGAT AGCTTTTTGCAACCCTACGGATGTTGAGGCATTTACTGAAGAGAAGAAGCAATCTCTTTTGGTTAAACGTCAAGGAAAGGGAGCTGATTTTGTTCGTGCTGTACAGGAGATCATTGATTGTCATGAGAAGTTAAAAAAGTGTGATAATAATGATGAGATTATCTCATCTGATGATGTAGCTAGAGTAAATGGGGGTAGCGTTGTGGATTCATCTGCTAACGTTGGATCAAAAGATGAAACAGAACCTCCTTTAGCAACTAATAACAATGTGCAGTCAAATAATTCACTTTCTTCTAGAGACACGAGTGAACCAGTTTTACctataaaaattgttttggcTAGCGAACAAGGTAATTCTTTGCTTGATAAAGAGGCCCTGCAGGATGAATCTACTGATGCTGCTGCTTCCGAGCAACCCTTTCCTGCTAGTACCTCCTCAAGAAAAAGGTCTGGTGGATCAAGATTAAAAAGCGCTGTCACAAAGAGGAATGCATCTGTTCAGAGATCTAGAAGCTCCTCTAGAGTGGGGTCGCGCAGGTTACAACGCTCGTCAATTCCATTTAACAGTGGGGACAAAGTGACCAATAACATCCCTGAGGAGTTATTGAGACAGAATAAGCGAAACCGAAAGTCACCTGATGGATCTGACTGCGATGATGCAACTTCAGAAGCTTTGATTTCAAATGTTAGCATTGAAGATAATGCTTCTGAAATTGTTACAGCTGACTCTGATACCTATAGCCTGAACGAATGTAGCACTATTGATTCTGGGTGTAAATTGGAGCACTCTGAGACTGCTGTAGAGTGTTTGGAGAGAGAGGTTGAGTTTGGCAAAGGACTTGATCTCCACATAAAGGCTGTTGTCatcaagaagaaaaggaagccAATGAGAAAACGAGTGATCAACGATGCATCCAAAGATAATGGAGGTGCTCAAGACAAGGAGGAGATAATGGAGGCTGTGGTGGATGACTCTAACCAATGTTTACAAAATGATTGTGAAAATAGGACAGAAAGATGTTCCAAAGAAGATGGGGACGAACATCTTCCATTAGTGAAACGAGCTAGAGTTCGGATGAGCAAATTATCATCTTCCGAAGAATGTAAAAGACATTCAGATACAGAAGAACAGAACCAAAAGGAAGCAGTAGCTATCAATCTTACTGGAAAAGTTGAGATTGATTCAAATTCTGCTGATGGTAGTATTGATAGAGGCTTGGATACAGCAAATGGTGTTCCTAATCACACGTCACCTTCTAAGGTCTGCActcaattttcttcaaattggtCTCAGCTTTGTAATTTAAAGAAAGACCAATCGTTTTGTTGCTCAGTTGATGGGGAGTCTGTTTTACCACCATCAAAACGCCTTCATCGTGCTTTGGAGGCCATGTCAGCTAATGCGGCTGAAGAAGGTCAGGCTGCTGCTGGAACCACTATATCAATGCGAACTTCTATGAACGGGTTGCTCATAACTTCTACATGTAGTTCCTCTCATTTCCCGATGGAAATCAAAGAAGGCAATTGCTTAGGGCCGCAGAGTAGAACTTCTCATGATGACCCCTCCAAAATGGAAGATGAACGATTCTCCATTAGTGTGAATCACACAATCACCGAGGAAAATGGAAAACCACCTTTAAAAGTAGACTTTGGTCATGAAGCAGATCAAAATTCACAGAGTCAACGACATGATTTCAAGGATGCTCTCATATTGGAAGGTGAGGGAAAGCATATTGATATTGCAGACCATCGAGATCCACAACCAGGCTGTCATTCAGATAGAACAGTAGTTCATGTTAATAGTGTGAAAAAGGAGTCTCCTTCTAGAAAACTGGCCGATGTCAGATCTAACTGTGGCGAAATGGTTCAGTTACTTCCTCTGGAGAACGAAGGAAACACTGTTATTGCATGTCCACATATTGTTTTATCTGAAAATCCTGATGAGCATTTGGAATCTTCGGAGAACATGGTTCGTGGACTTGTTGCTGGTCCCAGTGATATTGCTAGGCTTTCACATCATAATGGATCTGATGACATGAAGTGTGGTGCAGATGACAACACGGTTGCTACGTCCCCGAAGCCTGCACCTGCTGAAAATTGTGAAGAGACCACCAT GCATGATGTGAAAGAGGTAAACGGTAGAGATTCGGTGAACGATCAACCATCTCCCTTTGCTGGTGATCACGTTGTCCAAAAGGATGTATCCGAAGTACAGTCCAGTCTGTCTGTTTCATGCACGGACAATTCTCTTACAATGGATTTAGTTGATCCTATCTCTATTTCAGATAGGCATGGTTTTCTAAACAAAAGTATCAGTTTTAGTCCCAAGAAAAGTGTGGGTGTTCTGGAGGAAGTTAAATTTGAATCTGCAGTGACTCTAAAGTTAAAACCTATGGGCAAGGATGTGGAAGCGCATGCTGCTCTTTCATCCTTCGAAGCCATGCTTGGGAACTTGACCAGGACAAAAGATAGCATTGGTCGAGCGACACGTGTAGCTATTGAATGTGCAAAGCTTGGTGTCGGCTCTAAG GTGGTTGAAGTTCTCACTCGGACTTTGGACACGGAATCAAGCTTGCATAAAAAGTTGGACTTGTTCTTTCTTATTGATTCAATCACGCAGAGCTCTCAGAATCTAAAAG GCAATGTTGCTGATATTTACCCACCAGCCATCCAGTTGGTTCTCTCACGGCTCCTGGCTGCTGTTGCTCCTCCTGGAAGCAATGCGCAGGAGAATCGTAAACAGTGCATTAAG GTTTTAAGGCTATGGTCACAGAGAGGGGTCCTTCCAGAATCAATAATTCGTCATCATATGCGAGAACTGGAGTCACTAAGTGGCAAATCATCCGTTGGTGCCTACTCTCGGCGTTCATCGAGAACAGAAAGGTCATTAGATGATCCTCTCAGGGAAATGGAAGGCATGCTTGTTGATGAATATGGAAG CAATTCGAGTTTTCAAATTCCTGGTTTCTGCATGCCCCAAATGCTTAAGGACGAAGACGGGGGAAGTGATTCTGATGATGGAAGTTTTGAGGCAGTTACTCCCGAGCATACATCTCAAGCTTGTGATGAACCTGAGACTGTTCGTGTTATGGAGAAACATAGGCATATCCTGGAAGATGTTGATGGTGAGCTCGAAATGGAAGATGTTGCTCCCCCTTGTGAAGTTGAAATGAGTTCCTCTAACTCCATAGTTGTAAATGCCATCGAGGCTGTGCATAATAAGTTCGTGCAGCATTTTCCTCCACGTATGCCTCCTCCACTCCCTCAAGATGTGCCACCATCATGCCCACCTCTTCCATCGTCCCCTCCTCCCCAGCCTCCGCCTTTGCCTCCCTCATTCTCCAGGAGTGATACATGTGCCAGTGATTTCGAGTTGGAGCGCTCCTATATGGACACAAAT AATGTTCAAGATAATTCGATGCAACTGGTGGGACAATCATCAAATACATCTGGGACTACTCAAAGAACAAGTGATGCAGTACATTACCCCACTTCATCAAACGCATCGGGGACTAGTCAAAGAACAAGTGATGCAGTACATTACCCTGCTTCATCTAATGCTGGGATTACTCAAAGAACAAGTGATGCAGTACAATACCCTGCTTCAGAACGCAGAGATCTTCAGATGCAGATGCCTGAATCTACTTCTCGTTCTTTCAGCAACATCCCGGCTAGAGTATTGAATAATGGCCAGCATGATGATTCTACTGCATTGCACAACAGTGGTTACCCCTTAAGACCACCCCATCCGCCACCACAAGATCAGTTTACCTATGTCCACGGAGATCACCGCATGAAGCCTCGATGGGAGGACCCTCCTGCTTCTTATTCAAGTAGGTTCCGCTATGCAGAAGATACCGATGGCGAGTACTTCTACAATGACCACGAAAGAATGAGACATTACTCCTACGAACCACATGAGAACTGGAGGGTTCCACGACCGTTCTACG GTTCTCGCTATCATGATAGAGGTAGAACATCCTATGGTCCTGTTTCTTGCGGTGGAACTCCATGTGAACCAACAAGATTACATAGCCAGAGGTGGAGATTTCCCTCTCGAGATATAAACAGTAGAAGCTCAATGCCTTATAGACAACCTTATGATGGCCCCGTGCGTGTTTCAAATAGAG gatCGCGATCGCCGAAGAGGAGCAAAAAGATGGGGGCATCTCACTCAGTGGCAGAGAAATCCATCCATGAATTCACAGTCAAG GATTTCAAAGGCAAGGACGTAAACCTCAATGACTATAAGGGGAAGATCCTTCTTGTGGTTAACGTTGCGTCTAAATG TGGGTTTACAGATTTGAATTACAAGCAGTTGACTGAACTGTACAACCGATACAAGGATGAAG ACTTTGAAATACTGGCATTTCCATGCAATCAGTTTCTGAAGCAAGAGCCCGGAACAAGTGAGACGGCTCAAGAATTTGCTTGTACAAGGTACAAAGCAGAATATCCAATCTTCCAAAAG ATACGTGTGAACGGGCCAGACACGGCGCCAGTCTACAAGTTCCTCAAAGCAACTAGCAATGGGTTCTTAGGCACCCGGATAAAGTGGAATTTCACCAAGTTCTTGGTAGATAAGGAAGGGGTTGTCATCAACCGCTATGGCCCGTCCACCACTCCATTGTCTATTGAG AGTGACATCAAAAAAGCATTGGGAGTTGCTTGA